One part of the Mycobacterium marinum genome encodes these proteins:
- a CDS encoding class I SAM-dependent methyltransferase, whose amino-acid sequence MERFWFYPCANNSYQTKGPMRDTVRTKNRVVYPPGTILQHLYLKERSAAWTPGSFVEVGVGSGHVSNLLLSRGWSGVGYELNEEALARASSVNQDFIDSGRFAVHNSDWLAGAGELAPVDLVISSMVLEHLDEPLVTEYFERAAQQLLPGGRAVFFVPGSPRHWGVEDEIAGHYRRYTIDSLSNAARQHGWSPMHVVGLTYPLSNLLLGVSNALVRRAEADKQALSLQERTEQSGNRDVEWKTDFPGWTGMFLNETALRPAHWLQKRKRAQSSKDALVIYAECAPPAGLG is encoded by the coding sequence ATGGAGCGTTTTTGGTTTTATCCATGCGCGAATAACTCCTATCAAACAAAAGGGCCCATGCGCGACACAGTTCGAACAAAAAATAGGGTGGTCTACCCACCGGGGACGATTCTGCAACATCTGTACCTGAAGGAGCGCAGTGCGGCTTGGACTCCGGGCTCCTTTGTTGAGGTTGGTGTCGGATCGGGCCACGTCTCAAACCTGTTGCTATCGCGCGGCTGGTCGGGCGTGGGCTATGAGTTGAATGAGGAGGCGCTCGCGCGTGCCTCGAGTGTCAACCAAGACTTCATAGACTCTGGTCGCTTTGCGGTCCACAACTCCGACTGGCTGGCGGGTGCCGGTGAGCTGGCCCCGGTTGATCTCGTGATTTCCTCAATGGTGCTAGAGCATCTCGACGAGCCGCTGGTCACCGAGTACTTCGAGCGTGCCGCACAGCAGTTGCTGCCTGGCGGACGGGCCGTCTTCTTCGTTCCGGGCTCGCCTCGGCATTGGGGAGTCGAGGATGAGATAGCAGGGCACTACCGGCGCTACACGATCGACAGCCTCAGCAATGCGGCGCGCCAGCACGGATGGTCGCCGATGCACGTTGTCGGTCTGACCTACCCACTCAGCAATCTTCTGCTCGGGGTGTCGAACGCACTGGTGCGCCGCGCAGAGGCCGACAAGCAAGCGCTCTCGTTGCAGGAACGAACCGAACAATCCGGGAACCGCGATGTCGAGTGGAAGACCGACTTTCCCGGCTGGACGGGCATGTTTCTCAACGAGACCGCGCTGCGGCCGGCGCATTGGTTGCAGAAGCGCAAGCGGGCCCAAAGCTCAAAGGATGCTCTGGTGATCTATGCCGAGTGCGCTCCGCCCGCCGGCCTCGGCTAG